The DNA region TCGAAATGCATATGCCATACCCTGGAATATAGTAACTAAAAGATTCGAGGAGGAGGGGAACGGTTTCAAAGTGGAGGAGATCATGGAGTTCCCGGGTATCGAACGGATTGGGGGTCTTTATAGAATTGAGACAAAGAAATGGGTTAATGAGTGATTTTTTACAAACGGTTCACTGTTATTGGAAATAGAACCATCAAAGCTAGGATTATAATGCCTGGATTGTTTCGCGATATCTTGGAAGGCATTACTAACGTATGAAGGGTACAATTCAAAGATATCCTATGAAATCAAAGCATGGGTAACTTGAAGGTTAAGGGATCCGATATTTGTCGCTTTATCGACTTCAAATATCAGACTCCCTGACACCTTATTTCCAGATAAGTAATCATTGTTATCCAGTTGAATTTCTAATTGCACCATCAATATGTGTTATTTATCCATATAATACACTGGAAAACAATGTCGTTACTATCCCGAATATAAAGAACAATAACGGCAGGGCTACTGCGATCAAAGCTTTATTTGTGCTCAAATTGTGGACATATTTTACTCCAAGAAACACCAGGCCAATTGCCCACAACTGCATTATGTATCCAATGATTAATATTACAATATAATATGGATTGGATAACAATTCACCCATAGGATTGCCTGACCCTGCTGTTGCTGAAATAGTAATAGTAATAGGTTCAATAAATGAGTAAAATATTATTCCAATTACAGCATTAATGATAAGAGGAGTTCTACTGTAACCATAGACTACTAACATCTGTGTAAACTTCCCCTCTCCACCCAATGCAACTGAAATAAAATGAATTATCCCGGCTGCTATTATCCACATTATTATTATACCAATTAATGCAAATATAACTGGTAGCACAGTGGTGGAAAATTTCACAATTTCTATAGCTTCAGGGGGTAATTCACTAAAATCATAGTTAAACGGCATTATATATACTGAAATTGCACTTAGGATTGCAATTATTCCCACTATCAGGAATGACTCTTCAATATATGGTCTATCTGAGATTTCTTTTATCGTTTCTTCCGGCTTTATTAATATTCCGGTAATTTTATTCAACAAGTTCATAATTAAACCTCCTTTTGAAATTATTATTATTATTATTATTCAGCCCTTAAAGCTTCAACCGGATCCAACCTTGCAGCCCTCGATGCAGGATACACACCTGCAACTACGGATGTCACCACTCCAAAAGTCAGACCGATCATAATGGATGTTAACGTTACTGTGCTGGGGAAATTTCCAAGTACCGAGATCAGGTATGCTGCCCCGCCACCAACTAAAACTCCGATCAGGCCGCTTACCAGACCCAGGATGCCAGATTCGATCAGGAACAATGTCCGTATATCACCTTTGTTGGCACCCACTGCTTTCATAACACCGATCTCCTTGATT from Methanosarcinales archaeon includes:
- a CDS encoding YIP1 family protein, giving the protein MNLLNKITGILIKPEETIKEISDRPYIEESFLIVGIIAILSAISVYIMPFNYDFSELPPEAIEIVKFSTTVLPVIFALIGIIIMWIIAAGIIHFISVALGGEGKFTQMLVVYGYSRTPLIINAVIGIIFYSFIEPITITISATAGSGNPMGELLSNPYYIVILIIGYIMQLWAIGLVFLGVKYVHNLSTNKALIAVALPLLFFIFGIVTTLFSSVLYG